GATAACTGCCGGTAAATGAAATGTTTAAAAATCGACATAGAAAGCAGTAAAACCAATGTCGTCATGCATAGAGACCGGTTTGTACTGCCCGAAAAAATTCAACAAGAACAGCCTATAATGTTGTAGGCCAATACAATTTCTCCCTTTGCGTGTCTGCAACAACAATTGCCGGAACAATATTATTATTGTGGTTTGTACCAATCGGAACAGATTCATGATAATTGCTACAAATCAGAAATCTCACTTAACTGTGCTTAAAATCACCCTAAAAATCATACTAACGGGTGATTGAAAATAACAATAATCTATCTATCTATACTTGCATCCGGGAAAGCTTTTCCAAAATAATCAGGCATATTGAAACCCAGTATTTGTCTATAGCCGTTCATCGGATTAATGCCATATCTGGCAAAAGAAAAGAATAAGAAACATAGGATCATAATGACTATAAGCCAATGTCCAACCTAATCGTCCGACAACGCAGTTACAATAAAAATGGATATTACAAAATAGCGAGGCAAAAATGCAAATCGGGATACAAACATGGGGAAGTGAAGGCGATTTCAGACCATTTATGGCTTTAGCTGTAGGATTGAGCAATGCAGGCCATAAAGTCAAACTTGTTGCAACAATACTTTCTGAAGTAAGTAAATATAGCGAAATCGCCGAAAAATTCGATTTTGAGTTGCAGTATGTTGCCTCACCAGTTGTTAATGATTTGGAAGAAGCAAATAATATTGTAAATTCAGCTATAAAAGCATCTGATCCGTTAAAACAATTCGCAATCCTTATGGAATATTTTTTTACCCTGTTCAAAATGAAATGTTTTCCGCAGGTATTGATCTATGTAAAAAGTACGATTTAATAATCGGACATTTTGGACATTATCCGGTACATATTGCAGCAGAAAAATTTAAAGTTCCGAATATATCTGTTACTCTGACTCATAATACTATTCCTTCTAAGTATAATCCCCCGGCTTGCGCCCCTGATATTGGTAAATGGGCCTCTCCTTTATTGTGGAAACTTGGTCGTTATTTTATGAACAAATCACATTTACCAAGAGTAAATAATTTAAGAAAGGAAAATGCTTTACCGGAAGCAAAAGATATCATGCTGGATGTATGGCCATCCAAGCTTATGAATTTAATAGGAGTAAGTCCGGTTTTTTGTAAAAAGCAGAAAGATTGGGGACAAAATCATCAGGTTTGCGGTTTTTTAAATTTGCCCCAAAATTCTGATAATGAAAAATTACCTTACAGCTTAAAGCAATTTTTAAATACCGGAGAACCTCCTGTATATATGAATTTTGGCAGTATGATGCCTTTAAAAAGCGAAGACCGGAAAATAATATATGAACTGTTTAAAGAAACAGCAAAACTGGCAAATTGCAGAATAATTTTACAAATAGACGAGTCAGAGCAGGATTTATATAAATCAGATAGTAAAACTTATTATACACCTCCTGTTAATCATCTAAAAGTATTTCCATATTGTTCAGCTATAGTACATCACGGCGGTGCAGGGACAACTCAGTCAGCTACACTTTCAGGAGTACCGTCTATAGTTGTTTCTTTTATGGTAGACCAGGCTTTTTGGGGGACAGAGCTTAAGAGAATAGGGATAGCGCCTGAGGCAATACCTTTCAAAAAATTAACTCCTAAAAAACTTGCAAATAAAGTTAAATACGTTCTCAATTCACCTCACATGAAAGAAAAAGCAAATGAAATTGGGAAGGAAATTAAAAAAGAAGATAGTGTGAAAAGAGCTGTTAAATTAATCGGTGAGCTAATCAATGACCGTTTTAACAAATGAGCCAGTTTCAAAACGCCCCATTTTGGCCGATCTCTGCGTTGGGCTCAAATTTCGCACGAAGTGAAGCATTAGCGCTATCCTCGAAATACTCAATGTATTCCTGTAGTTGAAATTTTCGCCCGCCTTGAGCTTGACCAAACTGAAACGTTTTGAAAGTGGCTCAATCGATTAGATTTGGATCAGGATGAAATATGACATTTGTATATGACGTTGACAAGAGTAGAAAACGCCTTCAGGGATTTAAAATCTCATTTAGGTTTACGTCCGAATTTTCATCAAATAGAAGGTCAGGTAGATGGGCATATATTCATATCGATTCTTGCCTATCATCTGCTACACTCAATTGAGTATAGACCTTAGAGCAAGGGATTATCTGAACAAAAGAGGGATAACGGATAATGCTTTGTTTGCGGATTACAAAACCGGCTTTGCAAACGGGAGTCTGTTAAATGTTCTGCCCGAAGAAGTAAAAGAGCAGTTAAAAGAAATAGGGATATTGAATAACCGGGGTATGGAGCACTTTTACAGCTACGTTACGTTCCCGGTTTATGACTCTGACGGCAACCCTTCCGGCATATGCGGCCGCAGAGTGGAGGGAATGAGCCAGGGAGCCGACCACTTATATCTGCCCGGAGAAAGACGCGGCATGTTCAACCGGCAGGCGGCAAAATCTCATAAAGATATCATCCTCACAGAATCCATAATCGATGCCCAGCGCACTCAAGATCATTGCTGAAATCGGCGCATGAGCCGCTGGAAGTCGGCTAAACATTTTGCCTCTTGGCTGGGTTTGTGTCCCGGTACCAAGGTCAGCGGCAGCATGGTACTCAGCAGCAAAAGCAAACAAGTTGCCAATCGTGCTGCCACAACTCTCCGCATAGCAGCCTTCACCCTGTTCAACTCAAAAAGTGCTCTTGGAGCCTATTTACGAAGACAGTGATCCCGCCTGGGTGCTCCTAAAGCGATAACTGCAACTGCGCATAAACTGGCCCGTCTGGTTTACGCAATGCTAAAGCACGGTACTGACTACGTTGATATTGGCCAAGACTACTATGAAGAACGCTATCGTAAACGAGTCATACAAAACTTGAAACGTAAGGCCCAGGAATTGGGGTTTGAACTCGTTCAGATTTCCGTACAACAAGAGAAAATAGCAAGTACATAAATTCAAATAGTTACAGTTAAGTTACTTGGAAGGATGTCGTTAAAATCTTCTTCCAAAATATCCGCCTGTTTTAAAATGGCTTTTTACAGGTATAAGCTTATAGGTAAAAACCTGGAGAAAGATTAGTGGGGCCGGGTCAGGCTTATCAAGTCCGGCATGACGGGTTAGGGTGTTTGCACAAAACCATTATTTCTAAATGCAGTTACCCTGGATGCCGGGTATTGTCTAATTGACAAATGATAATTAAAGAACTAAAGGGCTTGAAGCTCCCCATAAATTATAACTGTGTTTCAAACAGCAATGAGTTAAGGAGTCTCCACCAATGAAAAACTATGATAAAAGATATATAATTATATCGACAATTTGTATATTGAGTATGCTTTTAATTTTTTTATCATGTGCTTCAAAATCGATAAGGATACAAATGACAGATGGAAAATTAAGGCCATGCCCAGAGAGCCCTAATTGTGTATCAAGCGAAACAGGAGACGAATTTTCGCGTATAAAACCGCTTACCTTTCAGGGTTCGGCCGAAAATGCCTGGAAAGTTCTTCAAGAATCTATAGCAAGTATGGGAGGAAACATACAGGAAGAACGTAAGGATTATCTTAGAGCTGTATTTACTTCTATGGTATTTAAATTTGAAGATGATCTTGAGTGCAGAATGGTTTCTGCTGAAGGCACTATTCACATACGCTCAGGAGCAAGAAGAGGATATTCGGATTTTAGGGTCAATGCAAGAAGAGTTGAGAATTTGCGCACTATATTTAATAACATTGTGAAGGATGGGTTATAAAAACTACCCACCCTTCATATAGCTTTTATAAACCCGAAACAGGAGTATTTTTAGGATAGTTTACTACAAAAGAAATGTTGATTTCTTTTTTTGCTTTAGGCTCTATCTTAACAAGCCATCTTAATACGCCTTGTCTGTCTTTATAGTTATTTTCAGTTGGTTGTGGTGAAATCTTCAAATCTTCAATTTTTATTTTATCGGTCTTTGAAACAGGAATACTATCTAAAACATTTACGGAGATCGTTTTGTCCTTCAAGTTTTCAATTTTTATTTTAAATGCCATTTCCCGAACAATAGTGTTTCTTTCAAAAGAACCAAAGTAAGTTTCTTTTTTATTATCGGTTATTTTTATATGCTGTATTTTTACTTCCCTGTCAGCACCAAGATTTAAATCAAAAGTTTCCCCGGAGTTTTTAGCGTCAAGAAAGGTTTTCCCAATAAAATGAGGACCAAGATGAACATTCATGAAACCGCTTAAAAGTTCTTTATCTGTGGTTGCTTTGCATATGAGAAAAGCGGAAGGAGATGTTTTGGGAACGGCATAATGCATAAACTCGCCTTTTATTGTTTTGCTGAAAAGCGGCAGAAGAGTAGTTTTATCTTTTGATTCGACAGTAAGCTCTCTCGGCATCTGATATTCGAATGACAGCGGGCTTACATTTGTTTTAGCACTTATAAAATCGGCTTCCTGGGCTGCTTCTACCGATTCAGAATCAAACTTGTCTACAGACTCCTTGTTTTTTGCTTCCTGCATTGCTGGCGCAGCAGCATCGCTATATAAACTAATGCTCTTTCGCATAGCACGAGGCCTCGGCTTTAAAATATCCAAAACCCAGGAAGGCGTATCCGGAAGAGCTGCCCCTCTTAAGGGGATAGCGTTTGATATGGAAAGATTTATATCCTGCCAGTCCTCACCTGTTTTCTGGTTAAGTTTTGCAAACATAGTAAGGTTTACGGATTTCAAATCGGTTGGCACAGACGCCTTATACAGTGGTTGCCACAAAGCGTTATATGTAAGATAGCTTGCAGAAATGCTGGCTGTTTGTGTGTTTTGAGAATTAAACAGGATCTCGATAACCTTTTTTTCTTTTGAACGTCGTGACCCAAGAGTGTTCAGTTCTTTCGTAACAACTTGAATCTTTTCGTCAACATCAATAATTTTTTCATTAATATCCTGCCTTTTCTTAAGGATAGCTTCAAAGCTTTGCCCTAAAAAGGATAATGTTTTTGTAAGTTCTTCGGTTTTTGGAAAAGAGGTTTTCATATCCTGAGGAACCTGAGTTTTTGAAAAATCCATGACCGATTCTAAGAAACGTTCCTTGTTTTTTAAAACATTTATGTCATCGGTCATAGCTGTATGGGCTGCTTTGAGATCTTTTAGTTTTTTTTCAAGATCCTTAATGTTTTCCTGAGGTGCTTTTTCAAGATATATGGTTTTTAGCTGAACGCTGTAAAGTTCTCCTTTCCCAAAAACTTTTGCAGAGACTGAATCTGCATCCACATTAAAAGC
This window of the Pseudomonadota bacterium genome carries:
- a CDS encoding glycosyltransferase, whose translation is MNKSHLPRVNNLRKENALPEAKDIMLDVWPSKLMNLIGVSPVFCKKQKDWGQNHQVCGFLNLPQNSDNEKLPYSLKQFLNTGEPPVYMNFGSMMPLKSEDRKIIYELFKETAKLANCRIILQIDESEQDLYKSDSKTYYTPPVNHLKVFPYCSAIVHHGGAGTTQSATLSGVPSIVVSFMVDQAFWGTELKRIGIAPEAIPFKKLTPKKLANKVKYVLNSPHMKEKANEIGKEIKKEDSVKRAVKLIGELINDRFNK
- a CDS encoding transposase, which translates into the protein MSRWKSAKHFASWLGLCPGTKVSGSMVLSSKSKQVANRAATTLRIAAFTLFNSKSALGAYLRRQ
- a CDS encoding DUF1499 domain-containing protein; this encodes MTDGKLRPCPESPNCVSSETGDEFSRIKPLTFQGSAENAWKVLQESIASMGGNIQEERKDYLRAVFTSMVFKFEDDLECRMVSAEGTIHIRSGARRGYSDFRVNARRVENLRTIFNNIVKDGL
- a CDS encoding mucoidy inhibitor MuiA family protein, whose protein sequence is MMANKLIRYMLILSGLTLCVLSTALAQDVVPSKIRSVTLFSNQALITREAKVPVQKGLNEIFIGVEAFNVDADSVSAKVFGKGELYSVQLKTIYLEKAPQENIKDLEKKLKDLKAAHTAMTDDINVLKNKERFLESVMDFSKTQVPQDMKTSFPKTEELTKTLSFLGQSFEAILKKRQDINEKIIDVDEKIQVVTKELNTLGSRRSKEKKVIEILFNSQNTQTASISASYLTYNALWQPLYKASVPTDLKSVNLTMFAKLNQKTGEDWQDINLSISNAIPLRGAALPDTPSWVLDILKPRPRAMRKSISLYSDAAAPAMQEAKNKESVDKFDSESVEAAQEADFISAKTNVSPLSFEYQMPRELTVESKDKTTLLPLFSKTIKGEFMHYAVPKTSPSAFLICKATTDKELLSGFMNVHLGPHFIGKTFLDAKNSGETFDLNLGADREVKIQHIKITDNKKETYFGSFERNTIVREMAFKIKIENLKDKTISVNVLDSIPVSKTDKIKIEDLKISPQPTENNYKDRQGVLRWLVKIEPKAKKEINISFVVNYPKNTPVSGL